The nucleotide window TCTGAGTAGTAACTTCGTTTTGGATTAATGGTAAGCAATACGGCCAGCAACCCAAAAATTAAGGGTACAACTGTTAGAATAGTCTTGTGCTTTAGAATAAGTTTTATAAAATCAATTGGTTTCATCTTGCTGTGTTTAAGACATTAGTTGATTTGAATACCTGTATAGTTTTCTAGAAGTTTTTTAGCGAGAAGTAAGTTAGATTTCGCCTTTTCAAACTCAGTAGCAACACCAGCTGTGATGTCAGAAATTCTGATATACTCATAAATTTCTATTTGTCCGTTGGTAAACTCTTTTTTTGCCATTTCCATATTGACTTTAGCATCGCTAAGATTAATGGCCTGAATTTCTAATAATTGCTCTTTAAGAATTAAATCCTCGTAAAAGCGTATAACAGTTTCTCTAATCTCATACTCTTGGAATTTTACCAAATTTTCGGCTTGAGAAATTTCTGTTTTAGCTTGTTTGATTTCAGATTTTCTATTGAAAATATCAAATACAGGTATCTTAAGATATAACCCAACACCATAGTTAGTCTGTGTTGTAGCACTTGCCAACGTTACAACATCATTACCGCTAACGTTATTAGAGAAATTATTAAAATTACCATATCTGGTATCTGCCTGTATCCCAAAATTTCTGGTCCAGTTACGACGTTTAGATTTTAGGTTGGCCTTTTTTACTTCAATTTCATCTTTTCTATACCCTAACATGCCGTTATTTGCTAATGCAGAATCTATTAATACTTCGAGCTCTGGTATTAACAATTTAAACGATTCTGTTTGATTTGCATCTACGATAGAATCTTGAGCGAAAGCTAATTTGGCAGTCAACAAGAAAGTTAAAAGCACCTTAGATATCTTAAAAATCTGTTTCATAATTTTAAACATTTGTCTTTGTTAGACCAGTTGTAATTTGATACAAACTTACGTTACCGATAGGGCGAATTCTGTTATATTTCGATGGATGAACGGTAAGTATAGATGAGCAGGTAAGATGTTATGACTAAGTTATTTTAGACGTATTTAAATAAAAAAGCTACCATTTCAACACCATGAAATAGTAGCTATATAACAATAGTCAAATTAATAAAACTATACTGTACTTTTCTGAAATAATGCAGGTATGGTGCTAAGCAAAATTTTTATATCAAACCAAAATGAGTAGTTGTTACCTGTAAAATAATCAGCATATTTATTATCTAATGCTATTCGTTCCTCTTCAGACATATTGCCACCTTTCCCTCTAAGTTCTACTTGCCAAATTCCTGTAATTCCAGCAGGTGCTAAAAAGCGTTTAGACAGTTGGTCTTTGGTTAAGCACTCTGCCTCATAAACTGGCAATGGTCTATTACCTACTAAAGACATATCACCTTTTATGACGTTAATTAACTGCGGCAACTCATCTATACTTGTATTTCTTATAACCTTACCAATTTTTGTAATTCTTGGATCGTCTACAATTTTGATGAAACTAGATTTTTTGTTCTGAGCCACTTCTTTGCGATAATTATACATATAGTCGCAAACTTTCTCATTTTCAGCATATTTTAACGGTGAGCAATAATAACCTTCTGGCAATTTTGCACATTCAGGACACGGTTGGTCTTCTTTTAAATCTTCATTTTCAGTTAAAGTGTTGCTATACTGATTTTTTTTGGCGGCTAACTCTTTTAATAATTTATCTGAGCCTTCTTTCATAGAACGCAGCTTATAAAAATCAAAGGTTTTTCTACCAACACGTTTTGCAGTGTAGTAAACTTTCCCTTTAGATTCTAATCGAATAGCCAGAATAGTTACTAACAAAAATGGCGATAATACAATAAGTATTGATGAGGCTACTACAACATCAAAGATGCGTTTTGATAACGGAATTTTGTAAGATACTTTAGCGTTTATTTTGCCGTTCTCAACTTTAGTTTCAGAATTTTGTTTTGCTAAAACCTGGCATCTTTCAGTAATTTGTTTTTTAGACGTTGTTGTAAGTACAAAAAAGTCGTTTACACCAGCCTGAAATGCTTTTTTAAATACCGTTTGATTGTATTCCTTTACTAAAAGAATGAATGGAATTTTTGCGAGGTTTTCTTCTTTTAGCTTATTGTAGAAAAACAAGCCGTTGTTTCCGGTTAATTCGTAATCTGAAACTACAACATCTATTTTTGTGCTAGATTTAAGTATCTTGATAGCTTCTAACCCATTTCGTTTTACGATAACAGCTGTCTTTTTTTCTTCTTTTAACTGATTGATTAATTCTAAATCGTTTCCTACGTAAAGTACTTTCATAACTTGATGGTTTTGATTTTTTTTGAATGATTACAATTAATTACCAAGCACTTGCATAATGAATTGGATATAGATTTTTCTTTACAACCTCATCCAATTCTTCTGGGTTAAATGGTTTTGTTAGATAATCTTGGGCACCTAATTGGTAACATTTTACACGTTCTTTACTTTCGGCTTTACCAGAAAGCATTACAACTGGCGTATGTTTAGTGTAACCCCTTAATCTAAATTGTTTTAAAAACTCAAAGCCGTCCATATCTTCCATTTGAATATCGCTTATGACTAAATCTGGTAAATTTGCGTCTAACCAATTCAGAGCTTCTTTGGCTGAATATACTGAAACCACTTCGTAGTTATTTCCTAAAAAGAATTCTAAAAGCGTTGTCATTGTGAGCTCGTCATCAATAACTAATATTTTTTT belongs to Winogradskyella sp. J14-2 and includes:
- a CDS encoding sugar transferase, coding for MKVLYVGNDLELINQLKEEKKTAVIVKRNGLEAIKILKSSTKIDVVVSDYELTGNNGLFFYNKLKEENLAKIPFILLVKEYNQTVFKKAFQAGVNDFFVLTTTSKKQITERCQVLAKQNSETKVENGKINAKVSYKIPLSKRIFDVVVASSILIVLSPFLLVTILAIRLESKGKVYYTAKRVGRKTFDFYKLRSMKEGSDKLLKELAAKKNQYSNTLTENEDLKEDQPCPECAKLPEGYYCSPLKYAENEKVCDYMYNYRKEVAQNKKSSFIKIVDDPRITKIGKVIRNTSIDELPQLINVIKGDMSLVGNRPLPVYEAECLTKDQLSKRFLAPAGITGIWQVELRGKGGNMSEEERIALDNKYADYFTGNNYSFWFDIKILLSTIPALFQKSTV
- a CDS encoding response regulator transcription factor, giving the protein MKKKILVIDDELTMTTLLEFFLGNNYEVVSVYSAKEALNWLDANLPDLVISDIQMEDMDGFEFLKQFRLRGYTKHTPVVMLSGKAESKERVKCYQLGAQDYLTKPFNPEELDEVVKKNLYPIHYASAW
- a CDS encoding TolC family protein, whose protein sequence is MKQIFKISKVLLTFLLTAKLAFAQDSIVDANQTESFKLLIPELEVLIDSALANNGMLGYRKDEIEVKKANLKSKRRNWTRNFGIQADTRYGNFNNFSNNVSGNDVVTLASATTQTNYGVGLYLKIPVFDIFNRKSEIKQAKTEISQAENLVKFQEYEIRETVIRFYEDLILKEQLLEIQAINLSDAKVNMEMAKKEFTNGQIEIYEYIRISDITAGVATEFEKAKSNLLLAKKLLENYTGIQIN